TATTCAGCAGGAGTTTTTTGGGGATTTGAAGAAAACAAAGATGTTAACTTAGAAAATGCTATTAGTCTTTATTTTGAAAAAGAGGTGGCTGAAATTTTAATTGCATTAGGCAATGCATATAAATTAACAGGTATTGAATTTTCTAATTCTGCACTTTTTGCACTTGTATATATATACCCAGATAAAATAAATAAAGATTTTCTTGAAAAAATAAACGTTGAAAACTTATTATTAACAAAGCAATTCTTGGAAGAACAATTGCAAAAGGCTAATAATATTGATGACTCATTAATAAAAGAAGAAATTAAAAATAATATAGAACTTTCAATTTTGGCAACTGAGCTTCTTATTTCCACAAAAAAGGCTAATGTTAACAGTATTTCCAAGCTGCCCAGTGTTACAAAAGAAGAATTTTCAATTAGATTAGAAAAACTTATTGAAAATTATAAAAAAATATGGCTTTCCAGGAATAGACCCGGAGGACTTAAGTTCAGTATTGAAAAATTAAGCAAAATAAAAAAATTGTTATAGTTCTATTTCTTCTATTTGCTTTCTTATTATATTTTTTGAATTTTCAAACAAACTAATTTCGAATTCATCCATTTCAATTGGAATAATTCTTTCTATTCCATTTTTACCTACAATTGCGGGAAAACCTATGAAAATACCATCAATATATGTTGATGGAGTTAAGACTTTTTTCTCATCTTTAAAAATACTCTCAACAAGTTGAGCTGTAACTACTCCTATAGCAAAGTTTGTAGCTCCTTTTTTCTCAATAATTGTATAAGCTGCATTTTTAGTTTCCTCAAATATGTCTCTCAAATTTCTACAATTTTTTCTATTACATACCTTGCAAAAATCTTTTATATTTACACCACCAATAGTTGCACTACTCCAAACCATTAGTTCACTATCGCCATGTTCACCCACAATATATGCATGAACACTTGCCGGTGAAACTCCACACTGCTTTGAAACCAAAGCTCTAAATCTTGCTGTATCAAGTATTGTCCCTGTACCAATCACTTTATTTTTTGGAAAGTCTAGTTCTTTCCAAAGAAAATAAGTAAGCACATCAACTGGATTAGTTACGTTTATTATAATACTTTCATTAGCGCATTTTTTTATTTCTTTAGATATTTCTTTTATTATCTCATAGTTTCTTTTTGTTAAATCTAACCTTGTTTCACCAACTTTTTGAGCTGCACCAGCGGTAATAATAACAATATCACTGTTTTTTAAATCTTGGAAATTTCCAGCATAAATATTACATCGCTTGAGTAAAGAAGTACCATGATAAAGATCTAATGCTTCACCATAAGCCTTTTCATAATTTTTATCAATAATTACTATCTCATTAGCTATCTTTCTATGAAGCAAAGAATATGCTATGCTTGTACCTACTCTTCCTGCACCAATTATTGAAATTTTCATATTATCACTCCTTTCCAAAAAAATTTTACCACATTTTTATAAGGTAAGACTAATTAATTTATTCTGAAATAATTTTTTTACAAATAATTAATTTATATTCCACATGAATCTGTTATAATAAAAACAACAAACTAGACAGGAAGGTGATATTTTATGGGGTGCGCAAATTTTTTAAAGACTTAAAAAATACTTTTATTGCTATCAAAAAAGATAAGGAAGAAATACTAAAAAAAGATCCTTCCATTGAAAATTCATATCAAGTTCTATTCCATGTTGGATTTATCTCTTTAACATTTTATAGAATCTCCCACCTATTTTATATTAATAACCTTAAGTTTATTTCATTCTTAATTCATTTTCTATCAAGAATATTGTTTTCAATCGATATTCACCCTGCAGCTAAAATTGAACCAGGAGTAGTTATAGATCACGGAATAGGAACTGTAATAGGCTCTACTGCGTCAGTTGGTGAAGGTACAATAATCTATCATGGAGTTACTTTGGGGGCAAGAAATATTCAAAAAGGAAAAAGACATCCAGATGTTGGAAAAAACGTACTTATAGGTGCCGGCGCAAAAATTCTTGGGCCAGTCAAAATAGGAAATAATGCAAAAATAGGTGCAAACTCAGTAGTTTTAGACGATGTTCCAGAAAATTCAGTGTTTGTAGGGATTCCCGCAAAAAATATAAATGAAATAAAAAAAGAAGAAATAGAATGGATTATATAAAAGGGAGGTAAATTAATATGATTGGAAATACTCCAGTATACTTTATTGAAGAATTAGGCATATATGCAAAATTTGAACGAAACAATCCTTCAGGTAGTGTGAAGGATCGTGCAGCTTATTTTATGATAAAAGCTGCTATTAACAACAACTTAATCAAAAATGGAATTATCGTGGAACCAACTAGTGGCAACACAGGAATCTCTCTTTCATGGATTGGTAAAAAATTAGGACTTAAAACAATCTTAACAATGCCTGAAAGTATGAGTAAAGAAAGAATTGAAATTATGAAAGCATTCGGTGCTGACGTTGTACTAACTCCTGCTGATAAGGGAATGAAAGGTGCAATTGAAAAAGCAAAAGAAATAGTTGCTGAAAAAGATGCTTTTATGCCAAATCAATTTGAAAATCCTTTCAACGTTTTAGCTCACGAGCTTACAACTGGACCTGAAATACTAAGACAAACCAATTTTGAATTAGATGTTTTTGTTGCAGGAGTTGGGACGGGTGGAACAATTAGTGGTGTTGGTAGAGTTTTAAAAAAATTCTTTAACAAAAAAGTTAAAATTGTAGCTGTCGAACCTGAAAATTCAGCCGTTTTATCAGGAAAAAATCCTGGAAAACACAAAATTCAAGGTATTGGTGCAGGATTTATTCCAAAAATTTTGGATCAAACAGTTATCGATAAAATAGAAACTGTAAAAGATGAAGAAGTCCTGGATATGTTCGTATATCTCAACAAAAAGCTTGGTCTCAACGTTGGAATTTCAGCTGCAGCAAACGCACTTGTTGCTACTAAATACAAAAATTTTGGAAAAGTCCTAACCGTTTTTCCCGATGATGTTACTAAATACATGTCAATTTTAGAATCAATTTAACTTTTTTACAATCTTTTAACCATATATGAGTTGACCTAATCATAAAATACATGTTATACTTAAGTTGTACCTTTAATTTGGTCCCGTGAGGCCAAAAAGGAGTGAGAAAAATGAGTAAATTGCGCTCAATACTTTTGTTATTTAAATATTTTAGAAAAATCCCTGCCATCTATGATGGCGGGGATTTTTTGCTTTATAGGGGGTGATGAGGTGATAAGTATTATTGCAGGCAGCAAAAGTGATTCAAACATAGTAGAAAAAGTAGAAAAAGTCCTAGAAGAATTTTCAGTACCATATGAAACAAAATATCTTTCAGCACACAGAACACCAGATTTGTTGGATGAATACATTCAAAGCTGCGAAAAGAAAGGTACCAAAGTATTTATTGCAATCGCAGGTGGAGCAGCTCATCTTCCAGGGGTAATTGCTTCAAAAACATTAAAACCAGTCATTGGGGTACCTGTAAAATCTAACGACTTAGGGGGATTAGATTCTTTATTATCTATTGTTCAAATGCCAAATGACATTCCAGTTGCTACCGTGGGGATCGATAGGGGGAAAAATGCCGCATTACTTGCAATTGAAATACTTGCGTTAAGTGATGAAAGTTTATCAAAAAAACTAAAAGATTACCGCTCAAAGCTTGTGGGGAAGTATCTTTAAGGGGGGATGTATTTATGGAAGGAAAAACAAAGATTGTTGAAAATTTTGGGGATTACGTTATTTTAAATTTTAAAGATGATATCACTGCCGGGGATGGGGAAAAACATAACGTTTTAGAAGGGAAAGGTGCTATTTGCGCAGAAATTACCGCAATTTCAATGAAATATTTAAACTCAATGGGGATATATACACAATTTTTAGATTTCATTTCACCTAACAAAATAAAAGCAGTATCATTAAAAATGTTACCACTTGAAGTTGTAGTAAGGTTAAAAAAAGCGGGATCTTTTATAAGAAGATACGGGGGTAATGAGGGAGAAGAATTTAAAGAACCTCTAGTTGAATTTTTTATAAAAGATGATGAAAGACATGATCCTATGGTATGTAAAAACCATCTTGTATTATTTGAAATCTGTAATGAAAAACAAGCAGAAGAAATAGAAAAAAGTGCTAAAAAAACAGCAATTGAACTTAAAAACTTTTTTGAAAAACTTGGATTTGATCTATGGGATATGAAGTTTGAATATGGTATTGACAATGAAGGAAAAGTCTGTTTAGGTGATGAAATTTCACCTGATACTCTGAGACTTAGAAAAAAAGATGGTATATTTGATAAGGATGTATATAGAAAAGATTTAGGAGATCCACTTGAAAAATATAGGGAGGTTCTCTCAGCATGCAGAAGTTTAAATTTGTTATAGACATTCAATACAAAA
This genomic stretch from Thermosipho africanus Ob7 harbors:
- a CDS encoding PLP-dependent cysteine synthase family protein, which encodes MIGNTPVYFIEELGIYAKFERNNPSGSVKDRAAYFMIKAAINNNLIKNGIIVEPTSGNTGISLSWIGKKLGLKTILTMPESMSKERIEIMKAFGADVVLTPADKGMKGAIEKAKEIVAEKDAFMPNQFENPFNVLAHELTTGPEILRQTNFELDVFVAGVGTGGTISGVGRVLKKFFNKKVKIVAVEPENSAVLSGKNPGKHKIQGIGAGFIPKILDQTVIDKIETVKDEEVLDMFVYLNKKLGLNVGISAAANALVATKYKNFGKVLTVFPDDVTKYMSILESI
- the purE gene encoding 5-(carboxyamino)imidazole ribonucleotide mutase, with the protein product MISIIAGSKSDSNIVEKVEKVLEEFSVPYETKYLSAHRTPDLLDEYIQSCEKKGTKVFIAIAGGAAHLPGVIASKTLKPVIGVPVKSNDLGGLDSLLSIVQMPNDIPVATVGIDRGKNAALLAIEILALSDESLSKKLKDYRSKLVGKYL
- a CDS encoding L-lactate dehydrogenase, with the translated sequence MERSDNMKISIIGAGRVGTSIAYSLLHRKIANEIVIIDKNYEKAYGEALDLYHGTSLLKRCNIYAGNFQDLKNSDIVIITAGAAQKVGETRLDLTKRNYEIIKEISKEIKKCANESIIINVTNPVDVLTYFLWKELDFPKNKVIGTGTILDTARFRALVSKQCGVSPASVHAYIVGEHGDSELMVWSSATIGGVNIKDFCKVCNRKNCRNLRDIFEETKNAAYTIIEKKGATNFAIGVVTAQLVESIFKDEKKVLTPSTYIDGIFIGFPAIVGKNGIERIIPIEMDEFEISLFENSKNIIRKQIEEIEL
- a CDS encoding phosphoribosylaminoimidazolesuccinocarboxamide synthase, producing MEGKTKIVENFGDYVILNFKDDITAGDGEKHNVLEGKGAICAEITAISMKYLNSMGIYTQFLDFISPNKIKAVSLKMLPLEVVVRLKKAGSFIRRYGGNEGEEFKEPLVEFFIKDDERHDPMVCKNHLVLFEICNEKQAEEIEKSAKKTAIELKNFFEKLGFDLWDMKFEYGIDNEGKVCLGDEISPDTLRLRKKDGIFDKDVYRKDLGDPLEKYREVLSACRSLNLL
- the epsC gene encoding serine O-acetyltransferase EpsC, translated to MRKFFKDLKNTFIAIKKDKEEILKKDPSIENSYQVLFHVGFISLTFYRISHLFYINNLKFISFLIHFLSRILFSIDIHPAAKIEPGVVIDHGIGTVIGSTASVGEGTIIYHGVTLGARNIQKGKRHPDVGKNVLIGAGAKILGPVKIGNNAKIGANSVVLDDVPENSVFVGIPAKNINEIKKEEIEWII